From a region of the Megalops cyprinoides isolate fMegCyp1 chromosome 13, fMegCyp1.pri, whole genome shotgun sequence genome:
- the LOC118788392 gene encoding zinc finger protein 319-like yields MTEAWQQHAVAPPPVVHTIPPGTENALGCAVYGIVLQPDPALQQQQQQHGQQHAAQPQQPSLQVGGEGGHKCGACGHDISHLANPHEHQCMVSQDRSFQCTQCLKIFHQATDLLEHQCVQVEQKPFVCGVCKMGFSLLTSLAQHHNAHSSGNPMKCSICEKTYRPGSSGNATPTSSAANPQQPSAEGAASSGAAVGASAPTGFEASSPDRPYKCSVCQKGFRHLSELSRHERVHTGERPYKCDACDKSFSQSSHLAHHQRTHSSERPYKCAACDKSFKHRSHLVRHMYAHSGEHLFKCNLCELHFKESSELLHHQCQPAGERPFRCATCGKGFKRPSDLRQHARTHSEERPFQCEECQMSFKQQYALVRHRRTHKSAAERPFKCNLCDKGFLQPSHLLYHQHVHGMESLFKCASCQKGFSQSGELLRHKCGGAAAAADRPYKCDVCGKGYKKSSTLQRHQNSHCSEKPLKCSLCDRRFLSSSEFVQHRCDPAREKPLKCPDCEKRFKYSSDLQRHRRVHTGEKPFKCPSCDKGFKQREHLAKHQSVHAREAQFKCVWCGERFGDLGALQEHTVQHTAEGGGYSVPPCIQ; encoded by the coding sequence ATGACAGAGGCATGGCAGCAGCACGCCGTGGCCCCTCCCCCCGTGGTGCACACCATCCCGCCGGGGACGGAGAACGCCCTTGGCTGCGCCGTGTACGGGATCGTCCTGCAGCCTGACCcggccctgcagcagcagcagcagcagcacggccAGCAGCATGCCGCCCAGCCACAGCAGCCCTCTCTGCAGGTAGGGGGCGAGGGCGGGCACAAGTGCGGGGCCTGCGGCCATGACATCTCGCACCTAGCCAACCCGCACGAGCACCAGTGCATGGTGAGCCAGGACCGCTCCTTCCAATGCACCCAGTGCCTGAAGATCTTCCACCAGGCCACCGACCTGCTGGAGCACCAGTGCGTGCAGGTGGAGCAGAAGCCCTTCGTGTGCGGCGTGTGCAAGATGGGCTTCTCGCTGCTCACCTCGCTGGCCCAGCACCACAACGCCCACAGCAGCGGCAACCCCATGAAGTGCTCCATCTGCGAGAAGACCTACCGCCCCGGCTCCTCCGGGAACGCCACGCCCACCTCCTCCGCCGCCAACCCCCAGCAGCCCTCCGCCGAGGGCGCGGCCTCCAGCGGGGCGGCGGTGGGCGCGTCCGCCCCGACGGGCTTCGAGGCCTCCTCGCCCGACCGCCCCTACAAGTGCTCCGTCTGCCAGAAGGGCTTCCGCCACCTGTCGGAGCTCTCGCGCCACGAGCGCGTGCACACGGGCGAGCGGCCCTACAAGTGCGACGCCTGCGACAAGAGCTTCAGCCAGTCGTCGCACCTGGCGCACCACCAGCGCACGCACAGCTCCGAGCGGCCCTACAAGTGTGCTGCCTGCGACAAGAGCTTCAAGCACCGCTCCCACCTGGTGCGCCACATGTACGCCCACTCGGGCGAGCACCTGTTCAAGTGCAACCTGTGCGAGCTGCACTTCAAGGAGTCGTCGGAACTGCTGCACCACCAGTGCCAGCCGGCGGGCGAGCGCCCCTTCCGCTGCGCCACCTGCGGCAAGGGCTTCAAGCGGCCGTCGGACCTGCGGCAGCACGCCCGCACCCACTCGGAGGAGCGGCCCTTCCAGTGTGAGGAGTGCCAGATGAGCTTCAAGCAGCAGTACGCGCTGGTGCGCCACCGCCGCACGCACAAGAGCGCCGCCGAGCGCCCCTTCAAGTGCAACCTTTGCGACAAGGGCTTCCTGCAGCCCTCGCACCTGCTCTACCACCAGCACGTGCACGGCATGGAGAGCCTGTTCAAGTGCGCCTCCTGCCAGAAGGGCTTCAGTCAGTCAGGGGAGCTGCTGCGCCACAAGTGTGGCGGGGCCGCCGCTGCTGCCGACCGTCCCTACAAGTGCGACGTCTGTGGCAAGGGCTACAAGAAGTCGTCCACCCTCCAGCGGCACCAGAACTCGCACTGCTCCGAGAAGCCGCTCAAGTGCTCGCTGTGCGACCGCCGCTTCCTGTCCAGCTCGGAGTTCGTGCAGCACCGCTGCGACCCGGCCCGCGAGAAGCCGCTCAAGTGCCCCGACTGCGAGAAGCGATTCAAGTACTCGTCGGACCTGCAGCGGCACCGCCGCGTCCACACGGGCGAGAAGCCCTTCAAGTGCCCCAGCTGCGACAAGGGCTTCAAGCAGCGCGAGCACCTGGCCAAGCACCAGAGTGTGCACGCACGCGAGGCCCAGTTCAAGTGCGTTTGGTGCGGCGAGCGCTTCGGAGACCTGGGCGCCCTGCAGGAGCACACCGTCCAGCACACCGCCGAGGGAGGGGGCTACTCTGTGCCCCCCTGCATACAATAA